In Methanococcoides sp. LMO-2, the genomic stretch CGGTATACCACGAAGATTAGCCTTATGGATCAACTGCTTCTGTGCTATTGGGACCTCTTCTATTGGGATCTCCACACCAAGGTCACCACGTGCAACCATCAGACCATCGGTCATATCCAATATACCATCAATTTTCTTCAGTGCCTGTCCTCTCTCTATTTTTGCCACAAGGAAAACAGAATGTCCCTGTTTCTCAGCATGATATCGCACTTTCTCGATATCGGATCCAAGCTCAATGAACGATACACTGAAACAATTAACACCTTCATTCAAAGCAAAGTCTACTATCTCAAGGTCCCTATCTGTGACAGGATCAAGTAAGAGATTGGTTCCGGGAAGGTTGACACCTTTATGAGAGGATAACTGACCACCTACTACAACCTCACATTCGGCCTCATTGTTACAAACACCGTTGCATCGCATCTGGATAAAGCCATCATTGAAATAAACATCAGAAGGCTTTGCAATACAATAAGGAAGTTTATCAAAATCCACAGGAATCAGATTTCCTGTGCCAACTACCTTATCCGTGGTCAGTTTGACCTTATCTCCTTTCTGCAGGGTAATTGGCTCATCCTGAAGCTCTCCCACACGGATCTTCGGGCCAGGGAGATCTGCCATAATAGAGACAACTACATCCATTTCCTTACATAGCTTTTTGATCGTACGGATGACCTTACCGTGGCTTTCAAAACTTCCATGGGAAAAGTTGATCCTTGCAACGTTCATACCTGCCAGTATAAGTTCACGCAAAACCTCTTCAGAAGAAGAGGCAGGGCCAATGGTGCATACTATCTTGGTCTTGTGATCAGGCAGATTCATGGAAGTCATGATTAAACTATGCGCTGGCTGCCTTAAAGCATTAACTGTATGAATTGTTTTGAAAATAAAGAAGAAGAAGGAAAAAAGAAAAAAGATATTATTTCACTTCATTGGACTCAGCCTGATATACAATTGAGTCCCTTGCATAGGTTCCACGTTTTTTGGAAGGATTGGAAGCAAACATGTCATTCATCTCCAGTGAAAGACCTGTGAACCTTTCCTGAAGCATATTAATGTAAGCTGTCAATTCAGTTATCTGAGCATCAAGTTCCAGGATATGCTCATCTTTTTCCTGTAACTGACGCTTAAGTCCCTCGATCTGTCTCTGAATTTCCTTGAATGGATCATTTTCCATAAATAGCACCTCTTAAGAGATCATGATAATAGATAGTAGAGATATGATGTACCTTTAATGACAACTTAACGGATAAAGGTTATTATTCGTTAACAAAGTTCCTGAAAATAGTAAAGAAAAGATTTCAAAAAAACATAACAGGATTGTATTCATCATCATTATAATAATGATAGGAAGATATTTATTAAAAGAAATCCTAAATGATTCAAATATAGTTGTACATTTTTCAGCAGAAAATGAGAGTATAAGCATCTTTGTATGCTATATCCATTAATGCAGGTGATCATAAAGTGACAGATAATTTGCCCAAAATACTGGTCGTTGATGATGAAATCGCAAATCTTGAAGTAATGGAGGGCTATCTTTCAAATGATTATGAGATCGCTGTGGCCAGTAGCGGTAAAGAAGCACTTGAAAAGGTTCCACAATTTCAACCTGATGTAATACTCCTTGATATCCTTATGCCGGTAATGGATGGTTTCCAGACTTGCAAGATACTCAAAACAAGTGAGGAAACAAAATTCATCCCAATAATTCTCGTCACAGCACTTTCCGGAAAAGAGGACCGAATAAAAGGTATTGAAGCGGGTGCGGATGAGTTTCTGACAAAACCTATCAATATAGTTGAGCTTAAAAGTCGAATAAGATCCCTTCTTAAACTTAAGCAGCAGCATGATCTCTTACTTGAAGAGAGGGACACAGCCCAGAAATATCTCAACATAGCAGGCGTACTTATTATCGTACTTGATAATGACCAGAACATTGTAGAGATCAACAATAGGGGCGCAGCTATACTAGAGTGCTCTAAAGAAGAAGCTATTGGCCTTAACTGGTTTGAGAATTTTATTCCCGAAGAGAGCAGGAGCGAACTGAAAGAACGATGCAACTCCCTTCTAGGAGATGAAATCAATTGTGATTTAAGCGGTTTTGAGATTGTCATCATGACGAGAACGGGAAAGCAAAAAGTACTCTCATGGAATGCGATCAAACTTGAAGATAAAAATGGTACTTCCCATGGCGTCCTTTGTTCCGGTGAAGACATAACACTGCGCAAGAGCATAGAGAATGATCTCCAAAAAGCAAATGAGCACCTGGACCTCCTTCTCAAAATGTCACCAATTGCAACTCTTCTCGTCAACCAGGATAACAGGATAACTAAGGTCAATGAAAGTGCATTCAAGTTATTGGGACCACATTCCAGAGACATCATCGGAACTCCTATAACAGATATTGTTCGTGGAGGTCAAGAAATCGAATTTAAAGATCAGAAAGACTTTAAACTTGAATTCTTGCTTAAAGATGCTGAAAACATCGAAGTCAATGCTTCGACTTCAGTTATCAAGAAGAATGATAACGAAAAAGAATTGATCATAACACTTCAGGACATATCCGAATTACGTGGTCTTTTGATAGACCCTTCAATGGAAAAAACCTCTATAGAAGAGAACTTTGAAGTGGGCGAATTGCCAAACCTTGAGTCCGGATACACATATATCCAGCACGAAGACAACAACATGAGTGCTTATGATATATTTTCAAAGATGGTCAAACAGGGGTATGCGGGACTTTGTATAACCAGGGAAAATCCCGGAAAGATCAGAGAGAAATATAGCATACAAAAAACACCGATCGTCTGGCTTACAAAGAACAAAAGTCCAGACTTCCCATCGATCGATCCTTCAGAAATATTCAAGATCCA encodes the following:
- the pyk gene encoding pyruvate kinase, encoding MNLPDHKTKIVCTIGPASSSEEVLRELILAGMNVARINFSHGSFESHGKVIRTIKKLCKEMDVVVSIMADLPGPKIRVGELQDEPITLQKGDKVKLTTDKVVGTGNLIPVDFDKLPYCIAKPSDVYFNDGFIQMRCNGVCNNEAECEVVVGGQLSSHKGVNLPGTNLLLDPVTDRDLEIVDFALNEGVNCFSVSFIELGSDIEKVRYHAEKQGHSVFLVAKIERGQALKKIDGILDMTDGLMVARGDLGVEIPIEEVPIAQKQLIHKANLRGIPVITATHMLESMTENIRPTRAEATDVANAILDGTDAVMLSGETAVGKYPVETVRTMVNIAKRTEEWRARTGFGLDLVRKGIDETFMNISDVISLQVQEAINRLPIEYVVTPTYSGGTPRRISRFKPDEWVIAMSHLDMTCEQLAYSYGVYPIKVMNDSEDLEEKVNKNMRSKGIGKAKDMIVLTQGHEGGTNLLKIIQLTE
- a CDS encoding DUF835 domain-containing protein encodes the protein MTDNLPKILVVDDEIANLEVMEGYLSNDYEIAVASSGKEALEKVPQFQPDVILLDILMPVMDGFQTCKILKTSEETKFIPIILVTALSGKEDRIKGIEAGADEFLTKPINIVELKSRIRSLLKLKQQHDLLLEERDTAQKYLNIAGVLIIVLDNDQNIVEINNRGAAILECSKEEAIGLNWFENFIPEESRSELKERCNSLLGDEINCDLSGFEIVIMTRTGKQKVLSWNAIKLEDKNGTSHGVLCSGEDITLRKSIENDLQKANEHLDLLLKMSPIATLLVNQDNRITKVNESAFKLLGPHSRDIIGTPITDIVRGGQEIEFKDQKDFKLEFLLKDAENIEVNASTSVIKKNDNEKELIITLQDISELRGLLIDPSMEKTSIEENFEVGELPNLESGYTYIQHEDNNMSAYDIFSKMVKQGYAGLCITRENPGKIREKYSIQKTPIVWLTKNKSPDFPSIDPSEIFKIHPTIENFMKKAHDGIILVDGLEYLILENDFKSVVKLIEQTNDSVMVSDSRLIFNVDSSIFEPKEYHLLKRWMRPLEEEI